A stretch of the Lactuca sativa cultivar Salinas chromosome 9, Lsat_Salinas_v11, whole genome shotgun sequence genome encodes the following:
- the LOC111892987 gene encoding nuatigenin 3-beta-glucosyltransferase, with the protein MSSAVIRGAMMLQTSMEHLIRSLSADCIFSDMFFPFTVDLEIPRLLFYPSSIFYHSIFDSLKVHKPHEKVKSESESFVVPNLPDKITMKRSQVSDLFKYKTQMGEMMETIKQSEKKSYGIVHNTFYEIEPDYADHLKKINGTKIWHIGPLFQYFISDCRRTSEKHGCLKWLDCQNPKSVIYVCFGSMVNFPEAQITEIALALEDSKQPFIWVVRKKFGDEEIGGLPEGFQERIGKENKGLIITEWAPQVEILQHPAVGGFLSHCGWNSVLEAVVSGVPLMTWPLYADHFYNEKLVELLGIGVGLGVDVWNSSSVITSPIIGKQSISDAIEILTGRSAIAESIRRNSKEAAMKAKHVVEEGGSSHNSLMALIEDLKASKLSPKP; encoded by the coding sequence ATGTCATCCGCAGTCATCCGAGGCGCGATGATGCTCCAGACATCAATGGAACATCTGATTCGCAGTCTTTCTGCAGATTGCATCTTCTCCGACATGTTCTTCCCGTTCACTGTTGACCTCGAAATCCCGAGACTGTTGTTTTACCCTTCTTCTATCTTTTACCACTCCATTTTCGATAGCTTGAAAGTTCATAAACCTCACGAGAAAGTGAAATCGGAATCGGAAAGCTTTGTGGTTCCCAATTTGCCAGATAAAATCACGATGAAGAGGTCTCAGGTCTCGGACCTTTTCAAGTACAAGACCCAAATGGGTGAGATGATGGAAACCATTAAACAATCGGAGAAGAAAAGTTACGGAATAGTCCATAATACATTTTACGAGATCGAACCAGATTATGCCGATCATTTAAAGAAGATTAATGGAACGAAAATCTGGCATATTGGTCCTCTGTTTCAATATTTTATTAGCGACTGCCGGAGGACGTCGGAGAAGCACGGTTGTCTGAAATGGCTCGACTGTCAAAACCCCAAATCGGTGATATACGTTTGTTTCGGAAGTATGGTGAACTTCCCAGAAGCTCAGATCACTGAAATTGCTTTAGCACTTGAAGATTCTAAACAACCGTTTATTTGGGTGGTGAGGAAGAAGTTTGGAGATGAAGAAATCGGTGGGCTGCCGGAAGGTTTTCAGGAAAGGATTGGAAAGGAAAACAAGGGCTTGATCATAACGGAGTGGGCTCCACAAGTGGAGATTTTACAACATCCGGCTGTCGGAGGGTTCTTGAGCCACTGCGGGTGGAATTCCGTGCTTGAAGCGGTCGTTTCCGGTGTGCCATTGATGACATGGCCGTTGTACGCCGATCACTTTTACAACGAGAAGCTGGTGGAGCTTTTAGGGATTGGAGTCGGCCTAGGGGTGGATGTTTGGAACTCTAGTTCGGTGATCACCAGTCCAATCATCGGGAAACAGAGTATAAGTGATGCTATTGAGATATTGACAGGTAGATCCGCCATAGCTGAAAGCATAAGACGCAACTCAAAAGAGGCAGCCATGAAAGCTAAACATGTTGTTGAAGAAGGTGGATCTTCTCATAACAGTTTAATGGCTTTGATAGAAGATCTGAAAGCCAGTAAATTGTCCCCAAAACCTTGA
- the LOC111892966 gene encoding solanidine UDP-glucose glucosyltransferase 1 translates to MSSEKTKSSKVTGAGDLHVVFLPFFASSHTIPLVHAARLFAAQGVRSTIITTVHNALIFKSSVDRDISAGFPIAVQTLNFPASEVGLPVGIENINDATNIEMASAVFRGMMMLRTSMEQLIRSLVADCIFSDMFFPWTADLNIPRLLFYPSCFLYHSIFHSLKVHKPHEKVESESESFVVPNLPDKLTMKRSQVSDFFKFKTPMGEIMETIKQSEKRSYGLVHNTFYEIEPDYADHFKKIKGMKIWHIGPLFQYFIRKDLRGGGTSEKHTSLKWLDSQKPKSVIYVCFGSMVKFPEAQITEIALALEESKQPFIWVVRKKVGDEEIGGLPDGFQERIEKENKGLIMTEWAPQVEILQHAAVGGFLSHCGWNSVLEAIVSGVPLMTWPLYAEHFYNEKLVELLGIGVGVGADVWNSGSDITSPIIGKRNIVDAIEILTGGSAMAQSIRRNSKEIAMKAKHVVEEGGSSHNDVMALIEELKAIKSQNLEP, encoded by the coding sequence ATGTCGTCGGAGAAAACAAAGTCCTCCAAGGTGACCGGCGCTGGCGACCTTCACGTCGTCTTCCTTCCCTTTTTCGCTTCTAGCCACACCATCCCTTTGGTCCACGCCGCCAGGCTCTTCGCCGCCCAAGGCGTTCGctccaccatcatcaccaccgtTCACAATGCTCTCATATTTAAATCCTCTGTTGACCGTGATATCTCCGCTGGGTTTCCCATCGCCGTTCAGACCCTCAATTTCCCAGCATCGGAGGTCGGACTTCCCGTCGGAATAGAAAACATCAACGATGCAACCAATATAGAAATGGCATCTGCAGTCTTCCGAGGCATGATGATGCTTCGGACATCAATGGAACAACTGATTCGTAGTCTTGTTGCAGATTGCATCTTCTCCGACATGTTCTTCCCTTGGACCGCTGACCTCAATATCCCGAGACTGTTGTTTTACCCTTCTTGTTTCCTCTACCACTCCATTTTCCATAGCTTGAAAGTTCATAAACCTCACGAGAAAGTGGAATCGGAATCGGAAAGCTTCGTGGTTCCCAATTTGCCGGATAAACTCACGATGAAGAGGTCTCAGGTCTCAGACTTTTTCAAGTTCAAGACCCCAATGGGTGAGATAATGGAAACGATCAAACAATCGGAGAAGAGAAGTTATGGATTAGTGCACAACACATTTTACGAGATCGAACCAGATTATGCTGATCATTTTAAGAAGATTAAGGGTATGAAAATCTGGCATATTGGTCCACTGTTCCAATATTTTATTCGCAAGGACTTGAGAGGTGGTGGAACGTCGGAGAAGCACACTAGTCTGAAATGGCTCGACAGTCAAAAACCCAAATCAGTAATATACGTTTGTTTCGGAAGTATGGTGAAATTCCCAGAAGCTCAGATCACTGAAATTGCTTTGGCACTTGAAGAATCTAAACAACCGTTTATCTGGGTGGTGAGGAAGAAGGTTGGAGATGAAGAAATCGGTGGGTTGCCGGATGGTTTTCAGGAGAGGATTGAAAAGGAAAACAAAGGGTTGATCATGACGGAGTGGGCTCCACAAGTAGAGATTTTACAACATGCGGCGGTCGGAGGGTTCTTGAGCCACTGCGGGTGGAACTCGGTGCTTGAAGCCATCGTCTCTGGTGTGCCATTGATGACATGGCCGCTGTACGCCGAGCATTTTTACAACGAGAAGCTGGTGGAGCTTTTAGGGATTGGAGTCGGAGTTGGGGCGGATGTTTGGAACTCCGGTTCGGATATCACTAGCCCAATCATCGGGAAACGGAATATAGTAGATGCTATTGAGATATTGACAGGTGGATCCGCCATGGCTCAAAGCATCAGACGCAACTCAAAAGAGATAGCCATGAAAGCTAAACACGTTGTTGAAGAAGGTGGGTCTTCTCATAACGATGTAATGGCTTTGATAGAAGAACTTAAAGCCATTAAATCCCAAAACCTTGAACCTTGA